In Pantoea cypripedii, the following proteins share a genomic window:
- a CDS encoding TcpQ domain-containing protein — protein sequence MAVPSRRVTTGAALLACSVIQAGCSSAVSDPAPFATGRYQQPARFDDIYRNRAPDVVRYDRYTLVSTRPDDAQRDPLNQIVDITMPAQLVNTVGEGFRYLLLESGYSLCSAKTSAFSELLSRPLPAVQRDIGPVRLSEALQIVAGPAWRLKVDEVNREICFELRDQYRSFAAPLPVPVSLAPQHASVSLPPVIQPAQTAGAASTVNAVSRNPFTGDTRINITQGSGQKPVLKPQSLAVPSPVLTAAKVPVAQKSAALSPVGSPPVSPPAAAPKATSSQKTPVTAVHPATVQPTTVNAARQTVPVRPVTSLPPAPPVSSQTASSYIPGTPVTPLPVGQTWRAEPGSTLKETLTGWASKATCSNGGNWVVIWPVSLDYRIDAPLVFHGNFESILVQVFDLYRKAEKPLFAEANRIQCLISVSDTPAGGGH from the coding sequence ATGGCAGTACCTTCCAGACGTGTGACAACGGGCGCAGCCCTCCTCGCCTGTTCAGTTATCCAGGCTGGCTGCAGCAGCGCCGTTTCTGATCCCGCGCCCTTTGCAACCGGCCGCTATCAGCAGCCCGCCCGCTTCGATGATATTTACCGCAACCGTGCCCCCGACGTGGTGAGGTACGATCGCTATACGCTGGTCAGCACGCGCCCGGACGATGCGCAGCGCGATCCGCTCAATCAGATTGTCGATATCACAATGCCGGCGCAGCTGGTCAACACGGTCGGTGAAGGCTTTCGCTATCTGCTGCTGGAGTCAGGTTATTCACTGTGCTCAGCCAAAACGTCCGCATTTTCAGAACTTCTGAGCCGTCCACTTCCGGCCGTTCAGCGGGATATCGGTCCGGTCCGGCTAAGTGAAGCCCTGCAGATTGTGGCCGGCCCCGCCTGGCGACTGAAGGTGGATGAAGTTAACCGCGAAATCTGCTTTGAACTGCGGGACCAGTATCGCAGCTTCGCTGCACCGTTACCGGTTCCGGTCTCACTTGCGCCACAGCATGCATCAGTCAGTCTCCCGCCTGTCATACAGCCAGCTCAGACTGCGGGGGCAGCCAGCACAGTCAATGCCGTGTCGCGTAATCCCTTTACCGGTGATACGCGCATCAACATCACCCAGGGCTCCGGGCAAAAACCTGTACTTAAGCCGCAGAGTCTGGCCGTCCCGTCACCGGTACTGACAGCGGCGAAGGTACCGGTAGCTCAGAAGTCTGCTGCGCTGTCGCCAGTCGGAAGCCCGCCGGTGTCACCACCTGCAGCTGCGCCGAAAGCAACCTCATCTCAGAAAACGCCTGTGACTGCAGTTCATCCGGCTACTGTACAGCCGACTACAGTGAACGCTGCCCGGCAGACTGTGCCAGTCCGTCCCGTCACCTCACTGCCGCCGGCCCCGCCTGTCTCCAGTCAGACAGCCAGTTCATATATACCGGGTACGCCGGTTACCCCCCTGCCAGTCGGCCAGACGTGGCGCGCTGAGCCGGGCTCCACACTGAAAGAGACCCTGACCGGCTGGGCATCAAAGGCGACGTGCAGCAATGGCGGGAACTGGGTGGTCATCTGGCCGGTATCACTGGATTACCGCATTGATGCGCCTCTGGTGTTTCACGGCAACTTCGAATCCATCCTGGTACAGGTCTTTGACCTCTACCGAAAAGCGGAAAAACCTCTGTTTGCCGAAGCCAACCGCATTCAGTGCCTGATTTCGGTGAGCGATACACCCGCGGGCGGAGGGCACTGA
- the pilM gene encoding type IV pilus biogenesis protein PilM yields the protein MGYALPIFAFCLIIALMAGDAQRHSAEHVRLSLQQALPDQLATDMLRTADAVNNWRHGRTVADGGVSPAQAGIIPVPDSRIQTVIQGGRLWVWVPATDGVFAALLTQSVTSALALTVSGGRLRMADGTDMNLPLPSGVTEGSIVYLN from the coding sequence ATGGGCTATGCGCTGCCCATATTTGCTTTCTGTCTGATCATTGCGCTGATGGCCGGTGATGCGCAGCGTCACTCAGCTGAACACGTCCGGCTGTCGCTGCAGCAGGCTCTGCCTGACCAGCTTGCCACCGACATGCTGCGCACCGCAGATGCGGTGAACAACTGGCGCCACGGCCGGACGGTGGCTGACGGCGGGGTGTCACCTGCACAGGCCGGCATCATCCCCGTGCCTGACAGCCGTATTCAGACCGTGATTCAGGGGGGACGCCTCTGGGTCTGGGTGCCCGCCACCGATGGCGTGTTTGCGGCACTGCTTACGCAGTCCGTGACCTCGGCGCTGGCGCTGACTGTAAGCGGCGGGCGGCTGCGGATGGCGGATGGCACTGATATGAACCTGCCCCTGCCGTCCGGCGTGACGGAGGGCAGCATTGTTTACCTCAACTAA
- a CDS encoding type II secretion system F family protein codes for MSVKTRFSPERDMSLAEMLRYRLVRATFTGQYRQPFYETLRFLLENRKPLKEALTMIGEVHTDFGQRWHPYHELVQDCLEGVKDNREGRSLQDVLAAWAPYEEAALISAGMETGNIPGALMQADKLIVARRRILGQVVFASVFPSALALLSTGLLLANNMALVPTLSKMSDPARWTGALGLMNGVAQWTDKWGVTTAGAAVGGVILAFWSLPRWRGKLRRLADYLLPWSVYKDLQGAVFLMNIGALLGAGVQELKALQILNEFAPPWLQERIEGAMECMSDGNSLGMALRQSGYDFPSREAVNYLSLLDKGNSAASLITNYADRWLEQALTRVARRANVTKLFSLVLIMSFFLLILLMVMQIQDMNTFNIH; via the coding sequence ATGTCGGTTAAGACCCGTTTTTCGCCTGAGCGTGATATGTCGCTGGCGGAAATGCTGCGGTATCGCCTGGTCAGAGCAACGTTTACCGGTCAGTATCGCCAGCCGTTTTACGAAACCCTGCGCTTCCTGCTGGAAAACCGCAAACCGCTGAAAGAGGCGCTGACCATGATAGGCGAGGTGCATACCGACTTTGGTCAGCGATGGCACCCCTATCATGAGCTGGTACAAGACTGCCTGGAAGGGGTTAAGGACAACCGTGAGGGGCGCTCCCTGCAGGATGTACTTGCTGCCTGGGCACCTTATGAAGAGGCAGCGCTTATCAGCGCGGGGATGGAAACCGGCAATATTCCCGGCGCGCTGATGCAGGCTGACAAGCTGATTGTCGCCCGCCGGCGCATCCTCGGTCAGGTGGTTTTTGCCTCGGTCTTTCCGTCAGCGCTGGCCCTGCTGAGCACGGGGCTGCTGCTGGCCAACAACATGGCACTGGTGCCCACCTTAAGCAAAATGTCTGACCCGGCACGCTGGACCGGTGCGCTCGGGCTGATGAACGGCGTGGCACAGTGGACGGATAAGTGGGGGGTGACCACAGCGGGTGCCGCTGTCGGGGGAGTCATTCTGGCGTTCTGGTCGCTACCGCGCTGGCGGGGAAAACTGCGTCGTCTGGCCGACTATCTGCTGCCCTGGTCGGTTTATAAAGATCTGCAGGGGGCGGTGTTCCTGATGAATATCGGGGCCCTGCTGGGTGCCGGCGTGCAGGAGCTCAAGGCGCTGCAGATCCTGAACGAGTTCGCTCCGCCCTGGCTGCAGGAGCGTATCGAAGGGGCAATGGAGTGTATGAGCGACGGTAACTCTCTGGGTATGGCGCTGCGCCAGAGCGGTTACGACTTCCCAAGCCGCGAGGCGGTGAACTACCTCTCTCTGCTGGATAAAGGCAACAGTGCTGCGTCACTCATCACTAACTATGCCGACCGCTGGCTCGAACAGGCGCTGACGCGTGTGGCCCGGCGGGCAAACGTTACCAAACTCTTTTCTCTCGTTCTGATTATGAGTTTCTTCTTACTCATCCTGCTGATGGTGATGCAGATTCAGGACATGAACACCTTCAACATACATTAA
- a CDS encoding prepilin peptidase, producing the protein MTLLTLSMPWPTLGIIFPLSLVLFNFMASLVSINLVTSGNWNGRSSPVPPAIVWLYAAAVSVMLLAPAPAMTRLLSFFISLFLFRMTLTDALTGLLPREMTVSCLTAGLAAALLQPGFTEHLLSAVIAMLIFGSWRYASTKIHGRECLGLGDVWLAGAIAAWLGGTVGLYALLTGVMFFVLWQLSVRRISEGGPMGPWLCAGAMSVTLLELYQPLITW; encoded by the coding sequence GTGACGCTGCTGACGCTGAGTATGCCGTGGCCAACGCTTGGCATCATTTTTCCACTGAGCCTCGTTTTGTTTAATTTTATGGCGAGCCTCGTCAGTATTAACCTGGTGACATCGGGTAACTGGAACGGGCGCAGTTCTCCTGTGCCTCCGGCGATAGTCTGGCTATATGCCGCTGCTGTCAGTGTCATGCTGCTGGCACCCGCACCGGCGATGACGCGCCTGCTGTCATTTTTCATCAGCCTGTTTCTTTTCAGAATGACGCTTACCGATGCGCTGACGGGACTGCTGCCCCGCGAAATGACGGTGAGCTGTCTGACTGCAGGGCTTGCTGCCGCACTTCTGCAACCGGGGTTTACGGAACATCTCCTTTCTGCGGTCATCGCGATGTTGATTTTCGGCAGCTGGCGATATGCCTCAACGAAGATTCATGGTCGCGAGTGTCTTGGGCTGGGCGATGTGTGGCTGGCCGGCGCCATTGCCGCATGGCTCGGTGGAACCGTTGGGCTATATGCCCTGCTGACCGGTGTTATGTTTTTTGTCCTGTGGCAGTTATCCGTCCGTCGCATAAGCGAGGGCGGGCCGATGGGCCCCTGGCTGTGTGCCGGTGCGATGTCAGTGACACTGCTTGAACTTTATCAGCCGCTTATTACATGGTGA
- a CDS encoding GspE/PulE family protein, translating to MTPDKDIMDFVFAEQHPSGGVTLLIDGNRRKEPAIQRWVMDVTREYPTAKTEFVALSELNRRREVAERQGLALSQSVNEADLNSRDISVSQDKVISYMRLGNEFSASDIHIEISADRKLSIVQLRIHGELEVVDEVKDVEGMTLASTSYLSMCDVREQSFFAGREQSGRIDAKFARRAGLYGARYEHRPTPDGLIVVMRLIPDDGDNIPGLPQLGFLPEQIKLIMQILRLPEGMVLLTGPTGSGKSATLRVFSDIWLKLTGGKKRLLTLENPPEGRIPGAIQTPVTPADNSPEAISRAWSNANASALRLDPDAILNGEMRDLYSLIAAIYASETGHALFSTLHTQSPIGSLRRMEHFGIDRHLLADAALITGLIGQRLVPLLCEKCRIPWQVKAPELDGETRARLEKYCTVEGVCDTSKLFFRNHEGCPHCQKTVPLTGRIVSRGVTGRTAIAEVVRTDARLMQLWLSHGPAVARQYWVNQGGITRRMHLLRYLAEGRVDPVEGDLICPLDEDDIMQCEVPYVG from the coding sequence ATGACGCCCGATAAAGATATTATGGATTTTGTGTTTGCCGAACAGCATCCGTCCGGCGGCGTGACGCTGCTTATCGACGGCAACCGGCGAAAAGAACCGGCCATACAGCGCTGGGTGATGGATGTCACCCGCGAGTATCCGACGGCAAAAACCGAGTTTGTGGCGCTGAGCGAGCTGAACCGCCGGCGTGAAGTGGCAGAGCGTCAGGGGCTGGCCCTGTCTCAGAGCGTCAATGAGGCTGACCTTAACAGCCGTGATATCAGCGTGTCGCAGGATAAAGTCATCAGCTATATGAGACTGGGGAACGAGTTCAGTGCGTCTGATATCCATATTGAAATCAGCGCCGACCGTAAGCTCAGTATCGTCCAGCTGCGCATTCACGGCGAACTGGAAGTGGTGGATGAAGTGAAAGATGTGGAGGGAATGACGCTGGCCTCCACCTCCTATCTTTCCATGTGCGACGTACGCGAGCAGTCATTTTTTGCTGGCCGCGAGCAGTCAGGGCGCATCGATGCGAAGTTTGCCCGCCGTGCCGGTCTGTATGGCGCCCGCTATGAACACCGCCCCACGCCCGACGGGCTTATTGTGGTCATGCGACTCATTCCTGATGACGGCGATAACATTCCCGGGCTGCCGCAGCTGGGTTTTCTGCCGGAGCAGATAAAGCTCATTATGCAGATCCTGCGCCTGCCGGAAGGCATGGTACTGCTGACCGGGCCTACCGGTTCCGGCAAAAGCGCCACGCTGCGTGTGTTCAGCGATATATGGCTGAAACTGACCGGGGGAAAAAAGCGCCTGCTGACGCTGGAAAACCCGCCGGAGGGACGTATCCCCGGCGCCATCCAGACCCCCGTCACGCCAGCTGACAACTCGCCGGAGGCCATCAGCCGCGCCTGGAGTAACGCCAACGCCTCCGCGCTGCGTCTCGATCCGGATGCCATCCTGAACGGCGAAATGCGTGACCTTTATTCCCTGATCGCCGCCATTTACGCCAGTGAAACCGGCCATGCGCTGTTCTCGACCCTTCATACCCAGAGCCCCATCGGTTCCCTGCGCCGTATGGAGCACTTCGGCATTGACCGCCACCTTCTGGCGGATGCCGCACTCATTACCGGCCTGATAGGCCAGCGTCTGGTGCCGCTGCTGTGTGAAAAATGCCGTATTCCCTGGCAGGTGAAAGCGCCTGAGCTTGACGGCGAAACCCGCGCGCGCCTGGAAAAATACTGCACCGTGGAGGGGGTGTGCGACACAAGCAAACTTTTCTTCCGTAATCATGAGGGCTGTCCTCACTGCCAGAAAACGGTGCCGCTGACCGGCCGCATCGTCAGCCGCGGCGTAACCGGTCGCACGGCCATTGCCGAGGTGGTCCGGACGGATGCCCGACTGATGCAGCTCTGGTTGTCTCACGGCCCGGCCGTTGCCCGTCAGTACTGGGTAAACCAGGGGGGTATCACCCGCCGTATGCATCTGCTGCGTTATCTCGCGGAGGGGCGCGTTGACCCGGTGGAAGGCGATCTTATCTGTCCGCTGGACGAGGACGACATCATGCAGTGTGAGGTGCCCTATGTCGGTTAA
- the pilP gene encoding type IV pilus biogenesis protein PilP yields the protein MRRINSAGWLLMLFALLLGDARATTVSDTLPTNVTQGELETAQARILILEQKVQTARLEQQLRESQSGQSTDRNYLATSLQPSAPLMTQPAPSQPAATSVTEKRAGSVRLQEIYGRGTQLRARIVLPDGGVTEVVKGDQIPGTSKRVTEVTSTLVRLSDDSELSF from the coding sequence ATGCGCAGAATTAATTCAGCGGGCTGGCTTCTCATGCTGTTCGCACTTCTTCTGGGAGATGCCCGGGCCACAACTGTAAGCGATACGTTACCAACCAATGTCACACAGGGCGAACTTGAAACTGCACAGGCGCGCATTCTGATTCTGGAGCAAAAAGTCCAGACAGCCCGCCTGGAACAGCAGCTGCGTGAAAGCCAGTCCGGTCAGAGTACCGACCGTAATTATCTGGCGACATCCCTGCAACCCTCAGCACCGCTCATGACACAACCGGCCCCGTCACAACCGGCCGCGACGTCTGTCACGGAGAAGCGTGCCGGCAGTGTACGCCTGCAGGAGATTTATGGTCGCGGCACACAGCTGCGCGCCCGCATTGTGCTGCCGGACGGTGGCGTAACCGAGGTGGTAAAAGGCGACCAGATCCCCGGCACTTCAAAACGGGTCACGGAGGTCACGTCCACGCTCGTGCGCCTCAGTGACGATTCTGAACTCTCCTTCTGA
- the pilO2 gene encoding type 4b pilus protein PilO2 encodes MSSQKKTARRTGIRITHHRRDWMAGLHWVPQRSTFMVRLRSKASPDTHCVTAGRGNASMAGVVSPGRVRHRLYALAVAFQLSEGGNAWGIYRLSRDEDLWVFFAASGGQLSVMGDVTGSRAFIESAAQNFLRFNDADASGLRCAATAEDGRDATTLTDRLSGAQLKRCRLRKRLTPLSLILPAVVMTFAVASGTYWYDVASQKAEQAAAAAAFRARMAMTPENKVAPARAPHPWASQPPVSVLLSNCWLTREPLYASVAGWRFTDGECLPEGLRERFIATPGATVEDFARRVKELFGLSAVFNLSEGGKNGDIFIPFRKYRAGEYTDEVLPGADAQLMRFISHLQRRNLDVKFTEVKPPAVAPGQEKTTPVQDWREFTFSVSSRLQPELLMQDFDATGLRLTSVSITMSPKGQYAYTIKGSIYAQN; translated from the coding sequence ATGTCATCACAGAAAAAAACAGCGCGCCGCACCGGTATTCGTATCACTCACCACCGGCGGGACTGGATGGCCGGTCTTCACTGGGTGCCGCAGCGGAGCACATTCATGGTCCGTCTGCGGAGCAAGGCCTCGCCGGACACCCACTGCGTGACGGCCGGCAGAGGAAACGCATCAATGGCGGGCGTAGTCTCTCCGGGACGTGTGCGCCACCGCCTTTATGCCCTTGCCGTGGCCTTTCAGCTGTCCGAGGGCGGTAATGCCTGGGGCATTTACCGTCTGAGCCGGGATGAAGACCTGTGGGTGTTCTTTGCCGCCAGTGGTGGTCAGCTCTCCGTGATGGGTGATGTGACCGGCTCACGGGCATTCATTGAGTCTGCAGCACAGAACTTTCTGCGCTTTAACGATGCAGATGCTTCGGGCCTGCGCTGTGCAGCCACGGCAGAGGATGGCCGCGATGCCACCACACTCACGGACAGGCTGAGTGGTGCACAGCTGAAGCGCTGCCGCCTGCGAAAACGCCTTACGCCGTTGTCCCTCATCCTGCCGGCTGTCGTGATGACCTTCGCAGTAGCCTCAGGGACTTACTGGTACGACGTCGCTTCACAGAAAGCGGAACAGGCGGCTGCAGCTGCGGCGTTTCGTGCCCGCATGGCAATGACGCCGGAAAACAAGGTGGCCCCGGCCCGCGCACCGCACCCGTGGGCCTCACAGCCTCCGGTGTCAGTGCTGCTCAGCAACTGCTGGCTGACGCGTGAGCCGCTATATGCATCTGTAGCCGGATGGCGTTTTACTGACGGTGAATGTCTTCCTGAAGGTTTGCGTGAGCGCTTCATCGCCACGCCGGGCGCAACTGTCGAAGACTTCGCCCGGCGTGTCAAAGAGTTGTTTGGCCTTTCAGCCGTATTTAACCTCAGTGAAGGGGGTAAAAACGGTGACATCTTCATCCCCTTTCGTAAATACCGCGCAGGCGAGTACACCGATGAAGTGCTGCCCGGTGCGGATGCGCAGCTGATGCGTTTTATTTCGCACCTGCAGCGCCGCAATCTGGACGTGAAGTTCACAGAGGTGAAGCCGCCTGCTGTTGCGCCGGGCCAGGAAAAAACCACGCCTGTACAGGACTGGCGGGAATTTACCTTCTCCGTCAGCTCTCGTCTGCAGCCTGAGCTTCTGATGCAGGATTTTGATGCGACGGGGCTACGCCTGACCAGCGTGTCCATCACCATGAGCCCGAAGGGGCAGTACGCTTACACCATCAAGGGGAGCATTTATGCGCAGAATTAA
- a CDS encoding PilN family type IVB pilus formation outer membrane protein: MPRLPFCLTALAAALVLSSCSLNEISKMDKEATGQADTAQRVLQSRQTLTQPTVVWSDKPWVNLQPVTPVISTPDEKNLPACQITINRPEGISLPELGQRITALCGVRVSITPDAFAALSSVSTGSVVTSQMSGNLPAPDDNGRVPLSQMGTTAAQAVSYQQAPSLIRGLKYQGDIRGLLDMAASGLGLSWRSDSSGVYFYQQDTRTFQLVILNTKVNSSASINSGSGNQLGSGGGTSGGTTGDISSNQKTDYGMNSDLYDDIKKTVEQMVTPKSGRFWLSSATGTLSVTDTPDVLNRIGRYIEYQNKVLSRQVQLNIQIVSVNQTRNEQMGLDWGLVYKSLQNVGASLTGSMANASSSAASAGISILDTASGNAAKFSGSSLLIHALSEQGNVSMALNQTDPTANLTPVAYQLSKSTGMLTSSSSTATANVGVTSTMTTTNVTTGLFMTMLPFIQENGDVQLQFAFSYTSPPDIKSFISRDGNTRNDTADTSTEGLARKVNLRSGQTLVLTGSEQQNVSADKQGTFTPGNFILGGGQTGTRGRTTLVIMITPVLLR; encoded by the coding sequence ATGCCGCGTTTACCTTTCTGCCTGACAGCGCTGGCCGCCGCGCTTGTGCTGTCATCATGTTCGCTGAATGAAATCAGCAAAATGGATAAGGAGGCCACGGGGCAGGCCGATACCGCTCAGCGGGTGCTGCAGAGTCGCCAGACCCTGACTCAGCCCACCGTTGTCTGGTCCGATAAACCCTGGGTGAACCTGCAGCCTGTCACGCCGGTCATCTCCACGCCGGATGAGAAGAACCTGCCCGCCTGCCAGATAACCATTAACCGGCCGGAGGGTATTTCGCTGCCTGAGCTGGGGCAGCGTATCACTGCACTCTGCGGCGTACGTGTCTCCATCACACCGGATGCCTTTGCCGCTCTGAGCAGCGTTTCCACCGGCAGCGTGGTGACTTCACAGATGAGCGGTAATCTGCCGGCACCGGATGATAACGGACGCGTGCCCCTGTCACAGATGGGCACCACAGCTGCGCAGGCGGTCTCCTATCAGCAGGCCCCCTCGCTTATCCGGGGCCTGAAATATCAAGGCGATATCCGCGGGCTGCTGGATATGGCAGCGAGTGGTCTGGGACTGTCATGGCGCAGCGACAGCAGCGGCGTGTATTTCTACCAGCAGGATACGCGTACTTTTCAGCTCGTCATCCTTAATACGAAGGTGAACAGCAGTGCCTCCATCAACTCCGGCTCCGGTAACCAGCTCGGCAGCGGTGGCGGTACGTCCGGGGGGACAACCGGCGACATCAGCTCGAACCAGAAGACCGACTATGGCATGAACAGCGACCTGTACGATGACATCAAAAAAACGGTTGAGCAGATGGTGACGCCAAAATCCGGCCGGTTCTGGCTGTCGTCTGCCACCGGTACGCTCAGCGTAACGGATACACCCGATGTTCTGAATCGTATCGGTCGCTATATCGAATACCAGAACAAGGTTCTGAGCCGACAGGTCCAGCTTAATATCCAGATTGTCAGCGTCAACCAGACGCGTAACGAGCAGATGGGGCTGGACTGGGGGCTGGTCTATAAATCGCTGCAGAACGTGGGTGCCAGCCTGACCGGATCAATGGCGAACGCCTCCTCATCCGCCGCCAGCGCTGGTATCTCCATTCTTGATACGGCCAGCGGCAATGCCGCTAAATTCTCCGGCTCCAGCCTGCTGATTCATGCCCTGTCTGAGCAGGGTAACGTCAGCATGGCGCTGAACCAGACCGACCCGACCGCCAACCTGACGCCGGTGGCCTATCAGCTCTCCAAATCCACAGGGATGCTGACCAGCTCCAGTTCGACGGCCACCGCCAACGTGGGGGTGACGTCAACGATGACCACGACCAACGTCACCACCGGTCTGTTCATGACCATGTTGCCCTTCATTCAGGAAAACGGTGATGTGCAGCTGCAGTTTGCCTTCAGTTATACCAGCCCGCCGGATATCAAAAGCTTTATCAGCCGGGATGGTAATACCCGCAATGATACAGCAGACACCTCTACCGAAGGGCTCGCCCGTAAGGTCAACCTGCGTTCCGGCCAGACGCTGGTGCTGACCGGTTCTGAACAGCAGAACGTCTCGGCGGATAAGCAGGGGACGTTCACGCCGGGCAACTTTATTCTGGGCGGCGGTCAGACAGGCACGCGCGGCCGTACCACGCTCGTCATCATGATCACCCCTGTTCTGCTGAGGTAA
- a CDS encoding lytic transglycosylase domain-containing protein: protein MLRLTALLLFILLSPRAGAFCFDAAGAKYHIDPLLIQAIATGESSLRPGITNVNRDKKTGRALSTDYGLMQVNSSHIPGLIAQGVISSPQDLLTRPCLNVQIGSWILAKHFQVCGISWNCLGSYNAGFRQDRHETRESYANRIYAIYRRLLLKERGIRL, encoded by the coding sequence ATGCTGCGCCTGACTGCACTCCTGCTGTTTATCCTGCTTAGCCCCCGCGCGGGGGCATTCTGCTTTGACGCAGCAGGGGCAAAGTACCACATCGATCCGCTGCTGATTCAGGCCATTGCCACCGGCGAAAGCAGTCTGCGTCCGGGGATTACGAATGTTAACCGCGATAAAAAGACCGGGCGTGCGCTCAGCACTGATTACGGGCTGATGCAGGTCAATTCCTCACACATCCCGGGGCTGATAGCGCAGGGGGTTATCAGCAGTCCACAGGATCTGCTGACCCGTCCCTGTCTCAATGTGCAGATTGGTTCATGGATTCTGGCGAAACATTTTCAGGTATGCGGCATCAGCTGGAACTGTCTGGGTTCTTACAACGCTGGTTTTCGTCAGGATCGCCACGAAACGCGCGAATCTTACGCCAACCGGATTTATGCCATTTACCGGCGCCTTTTACTGAAAGAACGGGGGATCAGACTGTGA
- a CDS encoding type 4 pilus major pilin: MSSQTSHYYQRQPDRGWGILEHGSIALFTVIVICIVGALVWSLSGKKSVAVETSNIQTVVTNAQQLKQTQGGYNFTSGTSMTGTLIQQGGAPKAGWTIQGTASSGTATMWNSYGGQVVMAPVASNGFNNGFSVTTQKVPQADCISIATQLGSGGAFSAININSTDYSDGLVSAEDAGKACTSDTGMTGNNTLVFTHNG; encoded by the coding sequence ATGTCATCTCAGACATCACATTATTATCAGCGCCAGCCAGACCGGGGCTGGGGCATCCTTGAGCACGGCAGCATTGCCCTGTTTACGGTTATCGTCATCTGCATTGTCGGGGCACTTGTCTGGAGTCTCTCAGGCAAAAAGTCTGTTGCGGTGGAAACTTCAAATATCCAGACCGTTGTGACCAATGCCCAGCAGCTCAAGCAAACCCAGGGTGGGTATAACTTTACCAGTGGCACCTCCATGACCGGTACGCTTATCCAGCAGGGGGGCGCGCCGAAGGCTGGATGGACTATTCAGGGGACGGCCAGTTCCGGCACGGCGACGATGTGGAATAGCTATGGCGGCCAGGTTGTCATGGCACCGGTGGCATCAAATGGATTCAATAATGGTTTCTCCGTCACGACGCAGAAAGTGCCGCAGGCCGACTGTATTTCCATTGCCACTCAGCTCGGCTCCGGTGGCGCATTCAGTGCCATCAACATCAACAGCACCGACTACAGCGACGGCCTGGTCAGCGCCGAAGATGCCGGCAAAGCCTGTACCTCTGACACAGGCATGACGGGTAACAACACCCTGGTCTTCACGCACAACGGCTGA